AGTTGTTATCTTAATAAGATCACAAAAAAATCCAATATGCACTAACCTCTCACGGTATACGAGATTCAAGAAGAACAAGATGAATACATAacattttcataatttgatcgAATTTGTGACTTCCTGATCATGCAATGCTTATGATTACGCTAACGCTCGTTTTCGATCTTTACATGATAGCAGTACcaaattgactaataaaaaatagatcTAGTAGTTGGAAGATTAATGATCACACACAAGGAAGTTAGGACACGAAAAAGAAAAACCTACAGCTAAGAGAGCGTTGCTTCATTTAATCCTCTCATCTGCCCTCCATTCATTACACTTTCCCTCTTTTACTCTTTAAATTTCCATTTTCTTCTCTTAGCTCTATTCATCCTTCCCTTCACTTGTAATATTTTTCACTCAAAAATGCCTGAAGTTGTCCCAAATTTCTCTAATTCAGTAAAGTTGAAATATGTTAAACTTGGTTATCAATATCTTGTTAAtcatattttaacatttttgcTTGTGCCTATTATAATTGGTGTTACTATAGAGGTATTAAGAATTGGCCCTGAAGAGTTGCTAAACATATGGAATTCACTACACTTTGATGTTCTACAAATCTTGTGCTCTTCTTTTCTCATCATCTCTATAGCCACTGTTTACTTCATGTCGAAACCACGATCAACTTACCTAGTAGATTATTCATGTTATAAGCCTCCGGTTACTTGTCGTGTACCATTTTCAACTTTCATGGAGCATTCCAGGCTTATTTTGAAGGATAATCCCAAGAGTGTGGAGTTCCAAATGCGCATTCTTGAAAGGTATGGTTACATGATTAATTTGTACTattcaggggtcgtttggtacggGGATGGGATAAGCAAGCATATTCCATGTGCGGTCAAGCACATCTATGATTTTGAAGGAATAACTAGTAAAGGAGTTGGTAGACTCCTTCTATAATAGGGATAGTAATCACACTATTTTAGTACAAATGTTACGATAAAATAATCCTGAGATTTGTTAGTGCGATCAAATCAAACATGGTATAaagtttttcttgaattttgttcCAGATTTATTATCCTTATCTCACGTACCAAACAATCCCCAGTTTTTACATTATCTGGTCATCTTTACATGTTATAGTATTTTCAAGATTTCAATTATTCCAACATTTTAAAGTGATTTACCTCTAAATATCATTTGAATGACTCGATGGATAAAGCATTTACATAGACATTTTATAAAGTGAGATTATCCCACATTTCAAGAAAAACACGAGTTTGAAAGCTTTTGTATGTTAAGaggttttatttaaaactagAATTTcgatataaatataaatttaagtttTGAATTTAAAGGAACATGTTTGTTTATGAAATAAGATGTATTTTGAATAGTAGTCGAGCTATCCTATTGAGAAGGGGTTCAATTGAATTCCTTCCGTTCAAAATTATGTTGCATAAATACGGTAAAATTAACTTTTTGTGTGTTAGACAAGTGAAAATGTTGCATTCGAGCATATTTTAAATCTCCTTTCTAAAATTTCTAGCTCCGACAGCTCTACAACCATGCCTTCTAAGATATTTTGCATTATACAATTGGTTTGTTGTACACCCTTTGAGCTCCTAGCTCCACCTCTGCCTCAAGTATCTGATCTCTTCAAGAAAACTTGTTATCGCGAGTCATGAAAGCCTTTCCTCTTACTTTATGTTGTGCTATATTATTTCTCACAGGTCGGGGCTCGGAGAAGAAACTTGCTTGCCTAGTCCCATCCATTACATCCCTCCAACGCCAACGATGGAAGCTGCGAGAGGTGAAGCAGAGGAAGTCATATTCACAGCAATTGATGAGTTAATGAACAAAACAggggtcaaaccaaaagacattgACATTCTCATTGTCAATTGCAGCTTGTTTTCTCCAACTCCGTCTTTGTCAGCTATGGTAGTCAacaaatacaaattaagaaGCAACATAAAAAGTTACAATCTTTCTGGTATGGGATGCAGTGCTGGTTTAATCTCGATTGATTTAGGTCGAGACCTTCTTCAAGTTCATCCGAATTCATATGCTTTAGTTATTAGCACTGAGATAATAACTCCCAATTATTACAAAGGTTCGGAAAGAGCAATGCTCCTCCCGAATTGTTTGTTCCGAATGGGGGGTGCAGCCATACTTTTATCCAACAAAAGACGCGATCAATATAGAGCCAAGTACAGATTAATGCACGTGGTCCGCACACATAAGGGTGCAGACGACAAAGCATTTAAATGTGTATTTGAACAAGAAGATCCACAAGGGAAAGTTGGTATTAATCTTTCAAAAGACCTTATGGTTATAGCAGGGGAAGCTTTAAAATCGAACATTACAACGATTGGTCCTCTTGTTCTTCCTGCCTCAGAGCAACTACTCTTTCTACTAACACTTATTGGACGGAAGATTTTTAATCACAAATGGAAGCCTTATATCCCGGATTTCAAACAAGCGTTTGAACATTTCTGTATCCACGCGGGTGGTAGAGCAGTTATCGATGAGCTTCAGAAGAATTTACAATTGTCTGGTGAACATGTAGAGGCATCAAGAATGACACTACATAGATTTGGTAACACATCTTCATCATCATTGTGGTATGAGATGAGTTATATTGAGGCAAAAGGAAGGATGAAGAGAGGTGATAGAGTATGGCAAATAGCATTTGGGAGTGGATTTAAGTGTAATAGTGCAGTTTGGAAGTGTAACAGGACAATCAAGACACCAACTGATGGACCATGGCAAGATTGTATTGACAAGTATCCAGTTCATATTCCAGAGATTGTGAAGCTGTAAAATATattactctctctctctctctctttatttaCACGAAACATTAATTAGGAGGAGTGTTTGACTATTTTAATCTTATTTGTGTTTTAAGATATGATTCAATATTTACTCTATTTGTGTGTGTCATAATTGTAGACTTCCACAACATTTACTATGAAGGGGAATACataatttctttgttttgaACTTCTATaccaaatatttttaacaagGATGACAATTGACAAGGAAAGAGTATGAGGCTGTTGTTCAATGTTAGTATTAGTATTGGTCTCTCTTATTTGGTTGAGAACAAGTTAttctgaaattaattattttgggatTAATTATCTCAGGATTGTTATTTCATCCTCAACATGcatggaataaaaataacattacaatttcgaaataagttattttccaattttatcccaaccaaaaataaaataaacttgaCTTATAATTAATCTAGAAATTAGTTGTCAAAACTAGCGGGTTCATTGAATTCCTTACACTAAGGCTATATTCGCCACAGATATAATAGTGATCTCTTGATTACTTCTTAAGTGTCGagaacacttagaaaaaaattaagcgTAACAAATAATTGATTACTTCTTTAAATGTCGATAGTACTTAGAGAAAAATTCAGCGTAACAAACGAAGGAATGTGAAGATAAAGTTATAAAAACGTACACAAGATTAATAATTGCCTTGATTTGAACCAGTGctataaattaaagtaaaagatatttatgtcattttttttcttttttaggtGTTCTATATTGATATTTATTGATCCAATTAATTTCTAGGTGGTTCACGTTAGAGGGCAAATTGTAAACTTTTAGCTGCAAACACACGTTTCATTTGGTGAGCAAGGACCACTAGTTCAACTCAATTAATTATTGCTACTACTAATTAACCAAGTAGCCATATGGAGTATATTGTAGTACTGCTTGTAGACATTTATTAATGAAGCTAGAGTCTTGAAAGTTCACAATCTCTAATTTTTAGTCCATGTGTCCTATTTTGCTTGCTTTGTTTACTtaatatcttatatatatatatatatatatatattagaaaaagaaGAGCTGTTTTCGACAAATGATATCGAgctaataaaaatatgtataaacaatatatcaatTCTATGGAAAATGAATCATGCATAAATAATAAGAGGTGTCATGGGATATGATTGGTTGATGACATAATATTGATTGATGAgacatataataaaattaataataggcTGAAA
The Solanum stenotomum isolate F172 chromosome 12, ASM1918654v1, whole genome shotgun sequence DNA segment above includes these coding regions:
- the LOC125849048 gene encoding 3-ketoacyl-CoA synthase 5-like, which gives rise to MPEVVPNFSNSVKLKYVKLGYQYLVNHILTFLLVPIIIGVTIEVLRIGPEELLNIWNSLHFDVLQILCSSFLIISIATVYFMSKPRSTYLVDYSCYKPPVTCRVPFSTFMEHSRLILKDNPKSVEFQMRILERSGLGEETCLPSPIHYIPPTPTMEAARGEAEEVIFTAIDELMNKTGVKPKDIDILIVNCSLFSPTPSLSAMVVNKYKLRSNIKSYNLSGMGCSAGLISIDLGRDLLQVHPNSYALVISTEIITPNYYKGSERAMLLPNCLFRMGGAAILLSNKRRDQYRAKYRLMHVVRTHKGADDKAFKCVFEQEDPQGKVGINLSKDLMVIAGEALKSNITTIGPLVLPASEQLLFLLTLIGRKIFNHKWKPYIPDFKQAFEHFCIHAGGRAVIDELQKNLQLSGEHVEASRMTLHRFGNTSSSSLWYEMSYIEAKGRMKRGDRVWQIAFGSGFKCNSAVWKCNRTIKTPTDGPWQDCIDKYPVHIPEIVKL